The following are from one region of the Vulpes vulpes isolate BD-2025 chromosome 14, VulVul3, whole genome shotgun sequence genome:
- the NR2F1 gene encoding COUP transcription factor 1 isoform X2 — protein MFGYSVQRGRMPPTQPNPGQYALTNGDPLNGHCYLSGYISLLLRAEPYPTSRYGSQCMQPNNIMGIENICELAARLLFSAVEWARNIPFFPDLQITDQVSLLRLTWSELFVLNAAQCSMPLHVAPLLAAAGLHASPMSADRVVAFMDHIRIFQEQVEKLKALHVDSAEYSCLKAIVLFTSDACGLSDAAHIESLQEKSQCALEEYVRSQYPNQPSRFGKLLLRLPSLRTVSSSVIEQLFFVRLVGKTPIETLIRDMLLSGSSFNWPYMSIQCS, from the exons ATGTTTGGCTACT CGGTTCAGCGAGGAAGAATGCCTCCTACCCAGCCCAATCCAGGCCAGTACGCACTCACCAACGGGGACCCCCTCAACGGCCACTGCTACCTGTCCGGCTACATCTCGCTGCTGCTGCGCGCGGAACCCTACCCCACGTCGCGCTACGGCAGCCAATGCATGCAGCCCAACAACATCATGGGCATCGAGAACATCTGCGAGCTGGCCGCGCGCCTGCTCTTCAGCGCCGTCGAGTGGGCCCGAAACATCCCCTTCTTCCCGGACCTGCAGATCACCGACCAGGTGTCCCTGCTGCGCCTCACCTGGAGCGAGCTGTTCGTGCTCAACGCGGCCCAGTGCTCCATGCCGCTGCACGTGGCGCCGCTGCTGGCCGCCGCCGGCCTGCATGCCTCGCCCATGTCCGCCGACCGCGTCGTGGCCTTCATGGACCACATCCGCATCTTCCAGGAGCAGGTGGAGAAGCTCAAGGCGCTGCACGTCGACTCGGCCGAGTACAGCTGCCTCAAAGCCATCGTGCTGTTCACGTCAG ACGCCTGTGGCCTGTCGGATGCCGCCCACATCGAGAGCCTGCAGGAGAAGTCGCAGTGCGCACTGGAGGAGTATGTGAGGAGCCAGTACCCTAACCAGCCCAGCCGCTTCGGCAAACTCCTACTGCGACTGCCCTCCCTGCGTACCGTGTCCTCCTCGGTCATCGAGCAGCTCTTCTTCGTCCGTTTGGTAGGTAAAACCCCCATCGAAACTCTCATCCGGGATATGTTACTGTCTGGGAGCAGCTTCAACTGGCCTTACATGTCCATCCAGTGCTCCTAG
- the NR2F1 gene encoding COUP transcription factor 1 isoform X1, with product MAMVVSSWRDPQDDVAGGNPGGPNPAAQAARGGGGGGGEQQQQAGSGAPHTPQTPGQPGAPATPGTAGDKGQGPPGSGQSQQHIECVVCGDKSSGKHYGQFTCEGCKSFFKRSVRRNLTYTCRANRNCPIDQHHRNQCQYCRLKKCLKVGMRREAVQRGRMPPTQPNPGQYALTNGDPLNGHCYLSGYISLLLRAEPYPTSRYGSQCMQPNNIMGIENICELAARLLFSAVEWARNIPFFPDLQITDQVSLLRLTWSELFVLNAAQCSMPLHVAPLLAAAGLHASPMSADRVVAFMDHIRIFQEQVEKLKALHVDSAEYSCLKAIVLFTSDACGLSDAAHIESLQEKSQCALEEYVRSQYPNQPSRFGKLLLRLPSLRTVSSSVIEQLFFVRLVGKTPIETLIRDMLLSGSSFNWPYMSIQCS from the exons ATGGCAATGGTAGTTAGCAGCTGGCGAGATCCGCAGGACGACGTGGCCGGGGGCAACCCCGGCGGCCCCAACCCCGCAGCGCAAGcggcccgcggcggcggcggcggcggcggcgagcagcagcagcaggcgggCTCGGGCGCGCCGCACACGCCGCAGACCCCGGGCCAGCCCGGAGCGCCCGCCACCCCCGGCACGGCAGGGGACAAGGGCCAGGGCCCGCCCGGCTCGGGCCAGAGCCAGCAGCACATCGAGTGCGTGGTGTGCGGGGACAAGTCGAGCGGCAAGCACTACGGCCAATTCACCTGCGAGGGCTGCAAAAGTTTCTTCAAGAGGAGCGTCCGCAGGAACTTAACTTACACATGCCGTGCCAACAGGAACTGTCCCATCGACCAGCACCACCGCAACCAGTGCCAATACTGCCGCCTCAAGAAGTGCCTCAAAGTGGGCATGAGGCGGGAAG CGGTTCAGCGAGGAAGAATGCCTCCTACCCAGCCCAATCCAGGCCAGTACGCACTCACCAACGGGGACCCCCTCAACGGCCACTGCTACCTGTCCGGCTACATCTCGCTGCTGCTGCGCGCGGAACCCTACCCCACGTCGCGCTACGGCAGCCAATGCATGCAGCCCAACAACATCATGGGCATCGAGAACATCTGCGAGCTGGCCGCGCGCCTGCTCTTCAGCGCCGTCGAGTGGGCCCGAAACATCCCCTTCTTCCCGGACCTGCAGATCACCGACCAGGTGTCCCTGCTGCGCCTCACCTGGAGCGAGCTGTTCGTGCTCAACGCGGCCCAGTGCTCCATGCCGCTGCACGTGGCGCCGCTGCTGGCCGCCGCCGGCCTGCATGCCTCGCCCATGTCCGCCGACCGCGTCGTGGCCTTCATGGACCACATCCGCATCTTCCAGGAGCAGGTGGAGAAGCTCAAGGCGCTGCACGTCGACTCGGCCGAGTACAGCTGCCTCAAAGCCATCGTGCTGTTCACGTCAG ACGCCTGTGGCCTGTCGGATGCCGCCCACATCGAGAGCCTGCAGGAGAAGTCGCAGTGCGCACTGGAGGAGTATGTGAGGAGCCAGTACCCTAACCAGCCCAGCCGCTTCGGCAAACTCCTACTGCGACTGCCCTCCCTGCGTACCGTGTCCTCCTCGGTCATCGAGCAGCTCTTCTTCGTCCGTTTGGTAGGTAAAACCCCCATCGAAACTCTCATCCGGGATATGTTACTGTCTGGGAGCAGCTTCAACTGGCCTTACATGTCCATCCAGTGCTCCTAG
- the NR2F1 gene encoding COUP transcription factor 1 isoform X3 — protein MPPTQPNPGQYALTNGDPLNGHCYLSGYISLLLRAEPYPTSRYGSQCMQPNNIMGIENICELAARLLFSAVEWARNIPFFPDLQITDQVSLLRLTWSELFVLNAAQCSMPLHVAPLLAAAGLHASPMSADRVVAFMDHIRIFQEQVEKLKALHVDSAEYSCLKAIVLFTSDACGLSDAAHIESLQEKSQCALEEYVRSQYPNQPSRFGKLLLRLPSLRTVSSSVIEQLFFVRLVGKTPIETLIRDMLLSGSSFNWPYMSIQCS, from the exons ATGCCTCCTACCCAGCCCAATCCAGGCCAGTACGCACTCACCAACGGGGACCCCCTCAACGGCCACTGCTACCTGTCCGGCTACATCTCGCTGCTGCTGCGCGCGGAACCCTACCCCACGTCGCGCTACGGCAGCCAATGCATGCAGCCCAACAACATCATGGGCATCGAGAACATCTGCGAGCTGGCCGCGCGCCTGCTCTTCAGCGCCGTCGAGTGGGCCCGAAACATCCCCTTCTTCCCGGACCTGCAGATCACCGACCAGGTGTCCCTGCTGCGCCTCACCTGGAGCGAGCTGTTCGTGCTCAACGCGGCCCAGTGCTCCATGCCGCTGCACGTGGCGCCGCTGCTGGCCGCCGCCGGCCTGCATGCCTCGCCCATGTCCGCCGACCGCGTCGTGGCCTTCATGGACCACATCCGCATCTTCCAGGAGCAGGTGGAGAAGCTCAAGGCGCTGCACGTCGACTCGGCCGAGTACAGCTGCCTCAAAGCCATCGTGCTGTTCACGTCAG ACGCCTGTGGCCTGTCGGATGCCGCCCACATCGAGAGCCTGCAGGAGAAGTCGCAGTGCGCACTGGAGGAGTATGTGAGGAGCCAGTACCCTAACCAGCCCAGCCGCTTCGGCAAACTCCTACTGCGACTGCCCTCCCTGCGTACCGTGTCCTCCTCGGTCATCGAGCAGCTCTTCTTCGTCCGTTTGGTAGGTAAAACCCCCATCGAAACTCTCATCCGGGATATGTTACTGTCTGGGAGCAGCTTCAACTGGCCTTACATGTCCATCCAGTGCTCCTAG